One window of Pleurodeles waltl isolate 20211129_DDA chromosome 3_1, aPleWal1.hap1.20221129, whole genome shotgun sequence genomic DNA carries:
- the LOC138284010 gene encoding uncharacterized protein gives MMMVTSMFLPQTMRMTAPQIVGLVPPPKKSKPTSAEQTHAPLLDSDGNPMFDPGLIHHPNSTEWLPSDHVASYILAKLRLPLDKQVRAKLRSECPRPSPPLHITATPSIDLSLLTFFSKFGKDPRKGVDRAWALCQDKVLDLVGRLSRIFYFKESARINNESIDPEELSLWIQRAFCLLGDANSAMMHERRKGLLLKLDPKLANLAAMDPGAKADGLLFGDNFIKELSKYVTTFASIDKAQQSFKKVFNSQVFARAARGRSRSTGRSFRNQGFRGSYNYQQQQDFSPQFYPERTRGFRGRNQRRSYNNSVTTNAPASSST, from the exons atgatgatggtgacatcaatgTTTCTTCCTCAGACAATGAGGATGACAGCACCTCAAATTGTTGGATTGGTCCCCCCCCCTAAAAAATCTAAACCAACATCCGCTGAACAAACCCATGCCCCTCTATTAGATTCAgatggtaaccccatgtttgaTCCTGGCCTAATTCACCAtcccaattccactgaatggttACCTTCTGACCATGTTGCAAGCTATATTCTTGCAAAATTACGTCTTCCCCTAGATAAACAGGTACGAGCTAAGCTTCGctcagaatgtcccagaccttcccctCCCTTACACATTACTGCTACCCCATCTATAGATCTGTCCCTCCTaacctttttctccaaatttgggaaagatccccgtaaaggggtggacAGAGCCTGGGCCCTGTGCCAGGATAAAGTCCTTGATTTGGTCGGTCGCTTATCCCGCATTTTTTACTTTAAAGAATCCGCCAGAATTAACAATGAATCAATCGATCCTGAAGAACTGTCCCTCTGGATACAGAGAGCTTTTTGTTTGCTGGGTGATGCAAATTCAGCCATGATGCACGAGCGTCGAAAAGGTCTACTGCTCAAGCTAGATCCTAAGCTTGCGAATCTGGCAGCTATGGATCCAGGAGCTAAAGCCGATGGCTTACTCTTTGGAGATAACTTTATCAAAGAACTAAGTAAATACGTCACCACCTTTGCTTCGATTGACAAAGCCCAACAGTCGTTCAAAAAAGTATTTAActcacaggtttttgccagggccgctAGAGGAAGAAGCCGCTCCACCGGCCGGTCCTTCAGGAACCAAGGCTTCAGAGGCTCCTATAATTACCAACAGCAACAGGACTTTAGTCCACAATTCTACCCCGAGCGTACCAGAGGCTTCAGAGGAAGGAACCAACGCAGGTCCTATAACAATTCAG TTACTACCAACGCTCCAGCATCCTCTTCAACCTAA